The following coding sequences are from one Deinococcus roseus window:
- a CDS encoding prohibitin family protein, translating into MPIFVLVILAGIVLLVLSANPKQKAFRTPAIALVAVGLLGTALSGAFVIIPAGSVGVVFNIFGGVKEGVMTEGYHFVLPGVERVTVYEARLQEITLSRLGEGGSNVDESIHARSKEGLEIASDITVQFSLIASEAAKMHKELGPNYIETAIRPQVRSKVRDAVGQFNAADLISTQRTQLEALITERLSKEFEKNHIELRNVLLRELRIPESVAKVIEEKQTAEQQVAIERNRKQQSEISAQRKVIEAEGEAKAAVARAEGEAKALSLRGKALKENPEIIQLTMAEKLSPSIQTIMVPSNGGYLLDLKSLTTAKKQ; encoded by the coding sequence ATGCCCATTTTCGTGCTGGTCATTCTGGCAGGCATTGTGTTGCTGGTGCTGAGTGCCAACCCCAAGCAGAAGGCTTTTCGGACACCGGCCATTGCCCTGGTGGCAGTGGGTTTGCTGGGAACGGCCCTTTCTGGGGCCTTTGTGATCATTCCTGCAGGAAGTGTGGGGGTGGTGTTCAACATCTTCGGAGGGGTCAAAGAAGGCGTGATGACCGAGGGCTACCACTTTGTGCTGCCCGGAGTGGAACGTGTGACCGTCTACGAGGCCCGTTTGCAGGAGATCACCCTCTCCAGACTGGGTGAGGGTGGCTCCAATGTGGATGAGAGCATCCACGCCCGCAGCAAGGAAGGACTGGAAATCGCGTCAGACATCACGGTGCAGTTCAGCCTCATTGCCAGTGAAGCTGCAAAAATGCACAAGGAACTGGGCCCAAATTACATTGAAACTGCAATCCGACCCCAGGTGCGCTCCAAAGTGCGGGATGCCGTTGGGCAATTCAATGCTGCAGATTTGATTTCCACCCAGCGCACCCAGCTTGAAGCCCTGATCACCGAGCGCCTCAGCAAAGAATTTGAAAAAAACCACATTGAGCTGCGCAACGTGCTGCTGCGTGAATTGCGCATTCCAGAATCGGTGGCCAAGGTCATTGAAGAGAAACAGACTGCAGAGCAGCAGGTGGCCATTGAACGAAACCGCAAGCAGCAATCTGAAATCTCGGCCCAGCGCAAAGTCATTGAAGCCGAGGGGGAAGCCAAAGCTGCAGTGGCCCGTGCTGAAGGGGAAGCCAAAGCCCTCAGCCTGCGCGGAAAAGCCCTCAAAGAGAACCCGGAGATCATCCAGCTCACCATGGCGGAGAAGCTCTCTCCCAGCATCCAGACCATCATGGTGCCTTCCAACGGGGGATACCTGCTGGACCTCAAGAGCCTGACCACCGCGAAAAAGCAGTGA
- a CDS encoding cation diffusion facilitator family transporter — MTPPQAALLSLMVGILVFVLKYLAYHFTGSVALYSDALESIVNIVAAGAALIALRVAALPADPNHPYGHTKAEYFSAVLEGVLILFAAITIFQEAYKGFRNPHELQGLNVGVIISLVASGLNGFLGSLLIRTGRALRSPALTADGKHVMTDVVTSVGVLLGVILAGLTGIKLLDPLIAMLVAFNILWTGWQLMKESVGGLMDAAPRAELLEQVRNLVGEYAEGALEAHDLRARHAGRITFIEFHLVVPGRMTVEEAHSICDRIEEALKTTLHEVEISIHVEPESKAKHHGIVVL, encoded by the coding sequence ATGACGCCTCCCCAAGCCGCCCTCCTCAGCCTGATGGTCGGGATTCTGGTCTTTGTGCTGAAGTACCTGGCCTACCACTTCACGGGCTCGGTGGCGCTGTATTCAGATGCCCTGGAAAGCATCGTCAACATTGTGGCCGCTGGTGCAGCCCTGATTGCCCTGCGGGTGGCCGCCCTGCCTGCAGACCCCAACCACCCTTACGGACACACCAAAGCCGAATACTTCAGTGCAGTCCTGGAAGGGGTTCTGATCCTTTTCGCAGCCATCACCATTTTCCAGGAAGCCTACAAAGGGTTTCGCAATCCCCACGAACTGCAGGGCCTCAATGTGGGGGTGATCATTTCACTGGTGGCTTCTGGCCTGAATGGTTTCCTGGGTTCGCTGCTGATCCGCACCGGACGTGCCCTGCGTTCCCCAGCCCTCACTGCAGATGGGAAACACGTCATGACAGATGTGGTCACCTCGGTGGGGGTGTTGCTGGGTGTGATTCTGGCAGGCCTGACTGGCATCAAACTTCTGGACCCCCTGATTGCCATGCTGGTGGCCTTTAATATCCTGTGGACCGGCTGGCAATTGATGAAAGAAAGCGTGGGAGGCCTGATGGACGCTGCCCCCAGGGCCGAACTGCTGGAACAGGTGCGCAACCTGGTGGGAGAATATGCCGAAGGTGCCCTGGAAGCCCACGACCTGAGGGCCAGACACGCCGGACGCATCACCTTCATTGAATTCCATCTGGTGGTCCCAGGCCGCATGACCGTGGAAGAAGCCCACTCCATCTGTGACCGCATTGAGGAAGCCCTCAAAACCACCCTTCACGAGGTGGAAATCAGCATCCATGTGGAGCCCGAAAGCAAAGCCAAACACCACGGCATTGTGGTTCTTTGA
- a CDS encoding DUF1990 family protein, with translation MTVYFSKPEAIDLEKHLATLREAPLSFPSLEYAREHYQRDFVEFKVGQGDAAFKRAKVSLQAWSQFNLGWTFAVPQGRRLAVCINVLGFWVMAPHRMMDLRESPRYYRAVLGTLKGNPLSGVEVFEVSLSPFNEVMVRIESFAEPQGLYKIFGWWVRKWQLRIFQSFQARMTTSTVH, from the coding sequence GTGACTGTGTACTTCAGCAAGCCCGAAGCCATTGACCTGGAAAAACACCTGGCAACCCTCAGGGAAGCGCCCCTCAGCTTCCCCAGCCTGGAATACGCCAGGGAGCACTACCAGCGGGATTTCGTGGAGTTCAAGGTCGGACAGGGCGATGCTGCCTTCAAAAGGGCCAAGGTGTCCTTGCAGGCCTGGAGCCAGTTCAATCTGGGCTGGACTTTTGCTGTGCCACAAGGCCGCAGGCTGGCGGTGTGCATCAATGTGCTGGGCTTCTGGGTGATGGCCCCCCACCGCATGATGGACCTGCGAGAATCCCCCAGGTATTACCGGGCGGTGCTGGGCACCCTCAAAGGCAACCCCCTTTCTGGTGTGGAGGTCTTTGAAGTCAGCCTCAGCCCCTTCAACGAAGTGATGGTGCGCATCGAAAGTTTTGCTGAACCCCAGGGCCTCTACAAGATTTTTGGCTGGTGGGTGCGCAAATGGCAACTGCGGATTTTTCAATCTTTCCAGGCCAGAATGACCACCAGTACAGTTCACTGA